One genomic region from Phoenix dactylifera cultivar Barhee BC4 unplaced genomic scaffold, palm_55x_up_171113_PBpolish2nd_filt_p 000046F, whole genome shotgun sequence encodes:
- the LOC103712291 gene encoding proline transporter 1-like, which yields MEEIPKDLEMMKRMEAPSIEASQVATSQTQHGSGTTSAHTVDKDSWQQVGLLLVTSFNCAYVLSFSNLMLVHLGWAWGITCLVIMGAFAYYANWLLAEFHVINGQRFIRYRDLMGFVFGRRMYYLTWFLQFTTLLLGNMGFILLGGRALKEINSEFSNSPLRLQVYIMATGVAYFVFAYLVPTMSAMRNWLATSAALTITYNVVLIVILVKDGRRNRRKDYKIHGSEVEKVFNAFGAVTAILVCNTSGLLPEIQSTLRKPAVTNVRKALAMQYTVGLAIYYGVSILGYWAYGSSVSEYLPDQLSGPRWANVLINCTAFLQSIVSQHMFCAPIHEALDTKLQRLDENMFSKSNLIRRFFPRALVFVGNTFVTALFPFMGDFVNLFGSFTLFPLTFVFPSMIFIKIKGKTARGEEKAWHWANIVFFSLLSVVTTAAAVRLIVNNVRIYHFFADT from the exons ATGGAAGAGATCCCAAAAGACTTGGAGATGATGAAAAGAATGGAAGCTCCAAGTATTGAAGCAAGCCAAGTAGCAACAAGTCAAACGCAGCACGGCTCCGGCACAACCTCGGCTCATACCGTGGACAAAG ATTCGTGGCAACAAGTGGGGCTATTGCTTGTCACAAGCTTCAACTGCGCCTACGTGCTAAGCTTCTCCAATTTGATGCTGGTGCATCTGGGTTGGGCTTGGGGCATCACCTGCCTGGTCATCATGGGGGCCTTCGCCTACTATGCTAATTGGCTCTTGGCTGAGTTCCATGTGATCAATGGCCAGAGATTCATTAGATACAGGGATCTCATGGGCTTTGTATTTG GTAGGAGAATGTATTACCTCACATGGTTCTTGCAGTTCACGACCCTACTTCTTGGAAACATGGGTTTCATTCTTCTAGGAGGAAGGGCCCTAAAG GAGATCAATTCAGAGTTCAGTAATTCTCCCTTGAGGCTTCAAGTGTACATCATGGCAACTGGTGTTGCGTACTTTGTCTTTGCATACCTAGTCCCCACGATGTCGGCCATGAGGAATTGGTTGGCTACTTCTGCAGCCCTCACTATAACTTACAATGTGGTTCTCATAGTGATCCTAGTCAAAGATG GGAgaagaaatagaagaaaagatTACAAGATACATGGAAGTGAAGTCGAAAAAGTCTTCAATGCCTTCGGCGCAGTTACTGCGATTCTTGTTTGCAACACTTCTGGGTTGCTGCCAGAGATTCAG TCGACTCTTCGCAAGCCTGCAGTGACTAACGTGAGAAAAGCATTGGCCATGCAATACACAGTTGGCCTTGCAATCTATTATGGTGTGAGCATACTTGGTTATTGGGCATATGGCTCATCTGTTTCAGAATATCTCCCAGATCAGCTGAGCGGGCCTAGATGGGCAAATGTGCTAATTAACTGCACTGCCTTCTTGCAAAGCATAGTCTCCCAGCAT ATGTTCTGTGCGCCGATTCATGAGGCTCTTGACACCAAGCTCCAGAGACTCGACGAGAACATGTTTTCCAAAAGCAATCTCATCCGCCGGTTCTTCCCGAGAGCACTAGTCTTTGTGGGGAACACATTTGTCACAGCCTTGTTTCCATTCATGGGAGATTTCGTAAACTTGTTCGGTTCTTTCACGCTCTTTCCCTTAACATTTGTGTTTCCTAGCATGATCTTTATCAAG ATCAAAGGGAAGActgcaagaggagaggagaaggcaTGGCACTGGGCTAATATTGTTTTTTTCTCACTGCTATCCGTGGTGACTACAGCAGCTGCTGTTCGATTGATAGTAAACAATGTCAGGATATACCATTTCTTTGCTGACACATGA
- the LOC103712353 gene encoding LOW QUALITY PROTEIN: 28 kDa ribonucleoprotein, chloroplastic-like (The sequence of the model RefSeq protein was modified relative to this genomic sequence to represent the inferred CDS: deleted 1 base in 1 codon), translating to MTAAPAFKPLSMGDRCLPSLRTLFSSKPSNPFLLPPLSKPLRLLHVSFSSPAASLPTFLSTRKKLSLIPRVAQTSDWARQEEENEVESEDFGLEGEEEGEGPEAGLSELEGEEELTDEGGVALAEGEPEGDEEYVEEGGVVVAEGEPEGDEEYVEEGGVVVAEGDPEGEDEYVEEEGGEEPYPEPPEEAKLFVGNLPYDIDSEKLAHLFDQAGIVEVAEVIYNRETDQSRGFGFVTMSSIEEAEKAVETFHRYELNGRSLTVNKAAPRGTRVERAPREFEPSFRVYVGNLPWQVDDARLEQVFSEHGKVIDARVVYDRETGRSRGFGFVTMSSKNELDDAIAALDGQSLDGRALRVNVAEERPRRGSF from the exons ATGACCGCAGCTCCGGCCTTCAAGCCCTTATCCATGGGGGATCGCTGCCTCCCCTCCCTCCGCACACTTTTCTCCTCCAAACCCTCGAACCCTTTCCTCCTCCCCCCACTTTCCAAGCCCCTCCGTCTCCTCCATGTCTCCTTCTCCTCGCCCGCTGCCTCCCTTCCCACATTCCTTTCCACCCGAAAGAAGCTTTCTTTGATCCCCCGCGTGGCCCAGACCTCCGACTGGGCCAGGCAGGAGGAGGAGAACGAGGTCGAGAGCGAAGATTTCGGCTTGGAAggcgaggaggagggggaggggccgGAAGCTGGGCTCTCCGAGttggagggagaggaggagctGACGGATGAGGGTGGAGTCGCCCTCGCCGAGGGAGAGCCCGAAGGGGACGAGGAGTACGTGGAGGAGGGTGGAGTCGTCGTCGCCGAGGGAGAGCCCGAAGGGGACGAGGAGTACGTGGAGGAGGGTGGAGTCGTCGTCGCCGAGGGAGATCCGGAAGGGGAGGATGAGTAcgtggaggaggagggaggagaggagccGTATCCCGAGCCGCCTGAGGAGGCCAAGCTCTTCGTCGGGAATCTCCCTTACGACATCGACAGCGAGAAGCTCGCCCACCTTTTCGACCAGGCTGGTATCGTGGAAGTCGCCGAG GTTATATATAATAGGGAGACAGATCAGAGTCGTGGGTTTGGGTTTGTCACTATGAGCTCTATTGAAGAAGCTGAGAAAGCTGTGGAGACTTTCCATCGTTAT GAACTAAATGGCAGATCGCTGACTGTAAACAAGGCAGCTCCTAGAGGTACTCGTGTAGAGAGAGCTCCCCGAGAGTTTGAACCTTCTTTCAGGGTCTATGTTGGCAATCTGCCATGGCAAGTGGATGATGCCCGCTTGGAACAAGTGTTTAGTGAACACGGTAAAGTGATCGATGCAAGGGTGGTGTATGACAGAGAGACTGGTCGTTCACGT GGATTTGGTTTCGTGACTATGTCATCCAAGAACGAATTAGATGATGCAATTGCTGCTCTTGATGGCCAG AGTTTGGATGGTCGGGCACTAAGAGTGAATGTTGCTGAAGAAAGGCCGCGTCGTGGCTCATTTTGA
- the LOC103712299 gene encoding E3 ubiquitin-protein ligase RGLG2-like, whose protein sequence is MGGRSSREASPRSRYGSAGSFGDRSYSQDQYWGQRYPYEAPGYQNYPPPSQRYGEPVQAYPQTPPPPPQTPPAGGSRRRLDRRYSKITDDYNSVEQVTEALAQAGLESSNLIVGIDFTKSNEWTGKLSFHGRSLHHIGDIPNPYEQAISIIGQTLSAFDEDNLIPCYGFGDASTHDQDVFSFYPDERSCNGFTEALARYRELVPCLRLAGPTSFAPIIEMATTIVEQNGGQYHVLLIIADGQVTRSVDTEFGQLSSQEQNTVDAIVKASEFPLSIVLVGVGDGPWDMMKEFDDNIPARSFDNFQFVNFTEIMSKNMPQTRKEAAFALAALMEIPAQYKATLELGILGRCSAKSPERVPLPPPIGGYTTSSSGSKTFQKTSFQKRIPPYSGYDTTPRTAPTAPSASTDNQLCPICFTNPKDMAFGCGHQTCCDCGQSLELCPICRSQIHTRIKLY, encoded by the exons ATGGGTGGGCGAAGCTCAAGAGAGGCAAGCCCGCGGAGTAGGTACGGGTCGGCAGGCTCGTTCGGAGACCGGAGCTACTCGCAGGATCAGTATTGGGGCCAGAGATATCCCTATGAAGCGCCCGGGTATCAGAATTACCCTCCTCCGTCCCAAAGGTATGGCGAGCCGGTGCAGGCCTACCCGCagacgccgccgccgccgccgcagacGCCGCCTGCCGGTGGGTCGCGACGGAGGCTGGATCGGAGGTACTCGAAGATAACCGACGATTACAATTCTGTGGAGCAG GTCACTGAGGCTCTTGCACAAGCTGGTCTGGAGTCTTCAAATCTGATTGTTGGTATTGATTTCACAAAGAGCAATGAGTGGACAG GTAAATTGTCATTCCATGGACGAAGCTTGCATCACATTGGTGATATTCCAAATCCCTATGAACAAGCAATCTCTATCATCGGACAAACGTTGTCAGCATTTGATGAAGATAACTTGATCCCATGTTATGGGTTTGGAGATG CATCAACACATGATCAGGATGTCTTTAGTTTCTATCCTGATGAGAGATCATGCAATGGTTTTACAGAGGCCCTAGCACGATACAGAGAGCTAGTCCCATGTCTACGGTTGGCTG gTCCAACCTCATTTGCTCCTATTATTGAAATGGCTACGACCATTGTGGAACAGAATGGTGGACAATACCACGTTTTACTGATAATTGCTGATGGGCAG GTTACAAGGAGCGTAGATACTGAATTTGGACAATTGAGCTCTCAGGAGCAAAACACTGTTGATGCGATTGTAAAAGCTAG TGAATTTCCATTGTCTATTGTTCTAGTCGGAGTTGGAGATGGCCCTTGGGACATGATGAAGGAATTCGATGATAACATTCCTGCTCGATCCTTTGATAATTTCCAG TTTGTAAATTTTACGGAGATAATGTCAAAGAACATGCCCCAAACCAGAAAAGAGGCAGCATTTGCTCTTGCAGCGTTGATGGAAATACCTGCACAATATAAAGCAACATTAGAACTGGGAATCTTAGG TCGTTGTTCAGCTAAGTCTCCGGAGAGGGTTCCTCTTCCCCCACCTATTGGAGGTTACACTACATCTTCCTCTGGTTCTAAAACTTTCCAAAAGACCAGTTTCCAGAAGAGAATACCACCTTATTCTGGATATGATACTAcacctaggacagctcctactGCGCCAAGTGCCTCAACGGACAATCAG CTTTGCCCTATTTGTTTTACAAACCCGAAGGACATGGCTTTTGGTTGTGGGCACCAG ACATGCTGTGATTGTGGCCAGAGCCTTGAGTTGTGTCCCATCTGCCGAAGTCAAATTCATACTAGAATAAAGCTTTATTAG